From Candidatus Nanohalococcus occultus:
CAGTCAAGTCTTTGAAACAGGAAAATCCAGATCTGAAGCTTGTCTGGCTTGATTCCCATCTGGATCTGAAGGAGAAGGTCGATGGACATGTATCCCACGATGTTGTGGTACGGGAGCTGCTGGAAAACGGTTTCTCGGAGGACGAGATTGTGTTTGTTGGAATAACTCGTATAGATGAGGACGAACAGAAGTTCCTTGATGAGCATGATCTAAGAGTGTACATGGCCGATGAACGGGATGAGTTCCTGAGAGAGTTTGCCTTCGGCGAACAGCCATGTTATCTTTCCATAGATATTGACGTACTTGATCAGTCCCTGGCACCAGGCACAGGTTACCCTGACGGAGAGCTTACAATAGGACAGGTAAGGCAGGTCATAGAGCGAGTTCAACCAGTCCACGGAGACCTGGTGGAGGCCGCTCCATGTCTTGACGAGAAAGGAAAGACTGTGGGAAATGGCAGAGAAGTTTTACAGAATCTGATTGAGATAGTTTGAGAACTAGACGCTGTCAGTCCTTCGGGCAATTGTTTTCAAGCTTCGCAGGAATGAATAGTTATGAAGAAAGTAAAGCAGAATCTGGCAGATGAACTCGAGGAAGCGCTCGGAGCAGAGGTAAACTTAAACGATATTGAAGTACCGGACGGCGAGCATGGAGACTTTGCCTATCCGGCGATGAAAGCGGCCTCGGAGCTTGGAGACTCACCTCGAAACATAGCGGAGAAGGCAAAGGATACTCTTGAAGAGCTTGATTTCGTTGAGAAAATCGAGATCGCAGGCCCTGGCTACGTCAACTTCTTCCTAGACAAGAAGTTTTACGCGGAGAAAGTCTTCGAGACCGTTGACTCGGAGGATATGGGAGTGGAGCAGAAAGACGGCAACGCCTTAGTTGAGTTCTCATCTCCGAACCTTGCTAAGCCTATGCACGTCGGCCATCTACGGAACAACGTGCTGGGAGATTCTATTCAGCGCATGATGCGTTTTGCGGGCTACGATGTTACCTCGGAAAACTACATCGGCGACTGGGGAACCAAACACGGCCAGGTAATCTACGGTTACAAGCTCTGGGGCGATGAACAGAAGTTCCATGAGGCGCCTATGGATCACATGTACGAGCTTTACGTCAAGCTCAACCAGGAAGCTGACGAGGAGATGCAGGAAACCGCCCGCGAATGGTCGAAAAAGATCGAGGACGGAGACAACGAGGCAGTAGAACTCTGGGAGCGTTTCCGTAAAGCGACCATCGAGTACAACGAAGTTGACTACGAACGCATGAATATTCATTTCGACCGTGTTACCGGAGAGTCCGTTGTGGCCGAACACGCCGAGGAACTGATCGAAGAAGGTTTAGAGAAAGGCATATTTGAAAAGGACGATGATGGAAGTGTCTACGTCGAGTTCGAAGACGAGGATCTTCCCTCAACAATTATCAAACGCAGCGATGGATCCACACTTTACCTGACACGGGATCTAGCGAACATCATCAAACGTGAAAACGAAGGATTTGATTACAACTTCTATGTCGTCGCTACGGAACAGAACCTTCATTTCAAACAGCTTTTCGCAGTCGCAAAGCAGTTCGGCGTCGAAGATATCGTAAGCGAACATATCTCATATGGACTTTTACACTTGGAAGACGGCTCAATCTCTTCGAGCAAGGGAAATATTATCACGCTGCGAGATGTTCTTGACGAAGCCAAGGAGAAGGCAGAAGAAGTTGATGAACGTGAAATCGGCAATGCGGAGGCTGTAGGCCAAGGAGCTTTGAAGTACGCGAACTTATCGGTTTCACGTCCGAAAGACATCGAGTTCTCGTGGGATCGCGCACTTTCCTTTGAAGGAGATTCCGGTCCTTACCTCCAGTACTCGAACGTTCGAGCTAAATCCATTCTACGTAAAACAGATGCAGACGGAGAGCTAGCCGGAGAGTTCAACGAGGAAGAATACCGACTGGTCAAGAAGCTCGGGGAGTTCCCAGAGAAAGTTGATAACGCAGTAGAAGCCAGAGATCCTGCGAAGATAGCAAACTATCTGAGCGGGCTATCAGAGGTTTTCAACAGCTTCTATCACTCCCAGCCTGTGATCGACTCTGAAGAAGAGGATCGGAAACGAAGAGTTGCTCTGATTGAGAATTTCATCTCGGTAACTGACAAAGGCCTTGATCTACTGGGAATAGAGGCCTTGGAAGAGATGTAGCTAGGAGTTATTAACCAGCGCAGACATGAATTAAAATGAGATGTCGCTTCTCGGAAACCTGAAAGACAAGCTAGGTTCGAACAGTACAAAGAAGGCTTCAGACTATGACATGGAAGACCTAGACTTCGACATCTCGACGGAAAAAGACGTTAAGATAACTCAGAAAGCCGAGAAACTGGCAGACATCGATGTAAAGTATCCGTTAATCAAACCGTTTGCCTACGCACATATTCAGTGGGATGCCGAGGAAAAAGAGGTCGTATACAACTTAGAGGAGCCTAACCTAGATGAAGAAGACCAGGAAGCGTTTAACCTGATCAAGGAGAACCTATCGGAGAAACTGGATGTCTCTCTGAGCGCGATGAAAGACCGTGAGAAGGTTATCGGCTACCTTGAGAAAAAGATCGATGAGCTGCTGACAGAGCTAGGAATGCATCTGGACGAAAAACAGCACAAGAAGATCATGTACTACATTTACAGAGACTTTGTAGGGCTTGGGAAGATCGAGCCATTCATGCACGATCCCTACATTGAAGACCTTGGATGCGATGGAACCGGAATACCTATATTCGCAGTTCACAGCGAGTTCGGATCCGTTAAATCCGATGTTAAATACGAACAAGAGCAGAAACTCAAAAATCTTGTAATTAAACTGGCCGAGAGAGCTGGAAAATACGTTTCATACGCCAACCCGTTGCTTGACGGGGCTTTACCGGACGGTTCCCGTGTGAACGCTTCTCTAACCGAAGACGTTACGGCCCATGGACCAACGTTTTCCATACGTAAGTTCAAAGAGACTCCTTTCAGCGCCATCAACATGGTGGATCTTGGAACCGCCAACGCAGAGGTAATGGCCTACATGTGGATCGCAGAACAGTACCAGCAAAGCTATCTTATCTGCGGAGGAACCGCAACAGGTAAGACCTCCTTCCTGAACTCGATTGTATCATTCATTCCGCCAGAGGACAAGATCGTATCGATCGAGGACACACGTGAGCTAAGATTACCTCACGAAAACTGGATTCCGTCTATCACCCGTTCGATGTTTGGATCTGACTCCGGAAGCGATGTCGACATGGACAAGCTGTTGAAAGAGTCTTTCCGTGAGAACCCGGATTATGTGATCGTCGGAGAGGTCCGTGGAGAGGAAGCATCCGTGCTTTTCCAGGGAATGTCTTCCGGCCACCCTTCGATCGGGACAATGCACGCATCCGGACCGAACGACGTTGTCAAACGCCTTGTTACGCCACCTATCTCTCTTTCACCCGCTCTAGTTGAATCACTGGACATCATCATCGCGATGACCCACGCAAAGGGCGTGGAAAACTCGGCAAGAAGAGTTAGAGACATTCACGAAGTACAGAAAGTTCTTGGCAACTCACAGAGTGCGAGAACTAACGTAGTTTTCTCCTGGACTGCCAGAAATGACTCTCATAGACGCAGAGGCGAACCTTACGTATTTGATCAGATCAGTGAAGACTACGGAGTTTCTAAGGACAAGCTTATGGAGGAACTGGAACAAAGAACGAAAGTTCTACAGTGGCTGAAAGATAAAGGCGTAACAGAGTTCAGCGAAGTCTCAGAGATCATCTCAGAATACTACAAGGACAAAGAATCCATTATGAAGATGGTTAACGCTGAAAACAGCGAGTACAGTCTGGAAGACGTTATTGACGCGGAAAGTCGTATCAATCTTTCAAGATCAAACAGCGGCCTAGACGAGGATGTGGAACCAACCGGTTCGAACGATCTAGAGGCAGCGATGGATGTAAACGGCGATACACCTATCGATCAGAAAAAACAGGTGGAGGAAAACCCTGTCAGCGATCTGGAAAAGAAGCTTAGACAGGAACGGAAGAAAGTTGAAAACATCCAGGAACGTACTGAAGAGCAGAGAGATGGGGACGAAAGCCCGTTCAAAACCGATGAGAAAGTTGAGGAGAATCCGTTCGAGGCATGAGTTTGGAAAGAGTTGACTCCGGTATCAAGAACTTCGATAGACTCCTTGGAGGCGGCATACCGAAAGGAATGACCGTTCTCGTTGAAGGAGAGCCAGGATCAGGTAAATCAAATCTTGGACTGGAATATCTATACCGCGGCGCACTGAAAGGAGAGAACGGTCTTTACATCTCCTTCCAGGATACGGAAAACGAGGTATTACGTACCACAACCTTCGACTGGAAGTTCAAGGATAAAGTGGAGAACGGAGAGATCAACATAGAGAAGTTCGATCCGTACCGGTACGAAAAACTCGCGAACATGCTTAGAAACGCGTTGATGGAAAACAATGCGGAGAGAGTAGTCTTGGATCCGGTTACAGACTTGGATCTGTACATAGATACACGGAAAGATCAAAGAAAAAACCTCCTGGAGATAAAAAACGAGTTAAAGGAGCTTGGCTGTACCACACTTCTTTTAGCCGAACAAGAAGAGTCAACAGAGCTTGAAGAGGAGATCGCAGACGGCATCATACAGATGTCTTTGACGAGAGATGAGGAAGGTATGAAAAGACAGATCTACGTCAAAAAGTTGAAGGGAACTGATTTCAACCACTCTGTACACCGCTACATCTTCAAGAACGACGGTCTGAAGATAAAATGAGTTCAAATCCCTTTGAAACCGATAAGGCCTCACGAGTACGGCAGGCTTTCCAGGCGGAAAGTATAGGCGCTGCCTCGAACGCGTTGTTCGGGCCTTGGATCGATAAAAACGGGAAGTACTTCGATGACCTGAAAGAAGACCTGAACCACGCGGACATGGATGTACTTTTCAGAACCTACATCTCAAAGATGCTTTTCTACAGCTTCGGCGGTTTTATAGCCGGTTTCTTGGGAAGCCTTACCTACGTCTTGAGCATGGACACCGGTCTATTCGAGTCTCTACGTTACTTGTTCGGAATACCGTTCGCGGTATCTTTGATGATCTTCGGGATGCTTTATCTTTATCCCTCTCAAAGGGCGCGTAAGAGGCAGAAAAGTATAGAGGAGAACCTGCCTTTCGCGTTAAACCATCTTGCTGCGATCGCTACTTCCGGTATACCTCCAAGTTCAATGTTTGAGCTGCTTTCAAACTTCGATGAGTACGGAGGGATATCCGAGGAAGCAGAAAAAATAACCCGAAGAGTTAACACGTTCGGAGAGGACCTGACCACCGCTTTACGGGAGGTAGCGGACAGATCGCCTAACGATGACTGGAGCGATGTTCTTTACGGCATACTTTCTACGGTTCAGACCGGAGGAAGCATGGAAGAGTTCCTCGATCAGAAGGCAGAGGAAGCGCTTTTCGATTACAAGATGCAGAGAGAAAAGGAGATTGAACGCCTGTCAACTTACGCGTCTTTTTACACAGCTATTTTGATCGCAGCACCCGTCTTCCTAGTCACAATTCTTTCCGTCATGAACCTGCTTGGAGGTCAGGTCATGGGTTTTGCGATCAGAGATCTGATGTGGATGGGAGTCCACGTACTTATTCCGGGCTTAAACATTGTATTCATACTCTTCCTCGGGTTGAAGGTGAACTAGAATGGATAGGGAAACAGGCTACAGTCTCAAGCTAAGGAACTTCTGGAGAGAGCAGAGAGATCTCGTGACAATGATCGCAGCCGCAGCAGTCCTTGGAAGCCTGATAGCCGGTTTCAATATTTTGAACCATCAGAATGCTATCCACAAGTACTCGCTGGACGAAGATAGACGTATATCCGGAGATAACGCAACAAGTTTCAGCTTCGAGCTTGATAACCCGCAGTTAGCCGCTGAGACAACAATCGATTTGGTTTTCAGTAGAGGTGTAGGCTCTTCCAATCCTTTGGTTGTAAGCGTTAACGGACAGGAAGCATCAACTATACAGGGAGAGACTACGACAGTTAGCCTAGACTCTGGCATACTCGCAGAATCGAACAATGTAACAATCAAACGACGAAACTTTGCTTTCAGCGATGTGACTTTGACAGACGCCTCGGTGACTTCTCTTACGAACATGCAGCGCCTGGCTTTCGTAGCTTTGAACTTCTCAGCGATTTTACTCATATTCACTCCGATAGGTTACGTCAAGTACCGCCAGTACCAGAGAAGGCAGAGAATGGAACAGGAGTTCCCCGAGTTCCTACGGGAGATCGTTGAGGGAACCCGTGCCGGAATGTCCCTGCCCCAGGCTATACAGAATACAGAATCAGAAGGCTACAACGGCCTGGAAGAGCATATTGAAAAGATGAACAACCAGATGGAGTGGGGAGTACCGTTCGACAAAGTACTTTCACAGTTCGGAGAGAAAACAGGCTCTCCAGTAGTCAGAAGATCGGTTGATACAATTATACAGGCTTACAGCTCCGGAGGTAATATCCAAGACGTTCTCGAGAGCGTAGGAGACAACATTCGATCTGTTAAGAAGCTTAAGGAGGAAAGACAGTCCCAGCTGTACGGAGAGATGATGACAGGATACATCGTCTACTTCATCTTCATAGGCATTCTTATCGCACTGACTAACTACCTGCTTCCGAATCTTGCTCAGGCCTCAGGTTCGTTCGGCGGATCGGTCTCACTTTTCGGAAGCGGAGGCAGCGGCGGAAGCCTACAGGAAAACATTAGCTCGTACAAAAACTGGTTTTCAACCCTGGTATACCTTCAATCGGTTTTCTCAGGTCTAATAATTGGGAAGCTAGCCGAGGGAGAGCTAAGAGCAGGTTTGAAACACACCGCCATTCTTTTCGCTGTCGGATATCTTTCAGTCACATTCTTCCTATAATTTAATAGGGACTATACCAAACAGTTTAGGTATGAAAGGAATTTCTTCAATCGTCAGCTCGGTAATGGTGCTGGCAGTAGCAATCACAATGGTAGGGATATTTTCAGGATGGGCGCCAAACGTACTAAACGACGTCCTAGACAGCACAGAAGGACAGACAACAAATCAGACGACGTGTAACCAGGCAAGTCTGGATATTATCTCAGCTAGCTACTACTCTGGAGGTCAGACCGCAGTAGTGGTTGAAAACACCAGTAACGTAGACATAGGAACTGTCAGAGTTTCCGCATGGAAAAATGGAGTCCCTATGAGCAACACTGAAGAGCTACTTGATGAAGGACTGGAGACTATCAACGTCTCAACTTCAAGCAGGCCAGCCTACGTTCGAGCATCATCGCTGAACTGTAACAGTGTGTCAACCGAGTTCTCGGACATCCAATGAAGGGAGTTTCAACCGTAATAACATCGGTTCTCCTAGTAAGCGTCTCGGTAGCCCTAGCCTCGATGTATGCAGGCTGGGCGCCGGACCTTGCCGAAGATCTTACAGACAACGTCGCAGATAATTCAGAGCAGACCACAAAATGTAACAACGCAGCGATATCTATTCAGAACCCTTACTACGATCAAAACAGCCAGACCACGTTTTTCATACTGAAAAACACGGGTACAATCCGTTTTAACAAAGCACTGGAAGTCATGGCTCTTAACAAGACTCGTTTGAACAGCACAGAGGTCTACGGGCTTTCTCCCGGAGAAAGCAAGAGCGGGTCTTTTGAGACCTCGATCAGACCTTCCCGTATAATCGTTCGGTCGGCAGAGGAATGTCCGGATCTCAGAGCGCGGAACAGCCGGATCGGAGTCAGGAACTGATAAACACCGTCCCCGATAAACTGGTAATGTGAGGAAAACACTCGCAGCTCTAATCCTGATCTGTATGATCAGTCCTGGAATAAGCCAGGAACCGGATAACATCACCGTGGAGCTGGAGTTCAGCCCTTCCAACGCATATATGGAAGGACAGAGCTATGAGAACACCCAAGTGCTGACAGCTCCTTCTTTCGGCTATGTTTCCAGTAGCCAGCCACTGGGGCTTGTAAGCTACAACGAAGATCCTTTACGCATAGGATTTATCGACAGCGAAAGATACTACATAACACAGAAGACAGGGGAGTTCCTGATACCTTTCACGAGGAACGGCGCCGGAGCGATTGAAGACCGTAGAGAGCTGATTGAGTCCGGAGAGCTGTTGACGCGTTTGAATCCGTCGATCGGCTTTCCGCTCGGAGCCGAAAGAGTAATTAGAGTCTCTTACCATTTTACGTACAAGGTCTCGGAGATTGTAGGCCCAAAGACAGGTATTGAAGAAATCCTGGTCCGAAACAGTATACACGCCGGAAATCAAACAGAATTAACACTGAGAACAAGCTAATGACAAATTACTGGATAATCGAAGTTTACAGCGACGAAAAGGCAAACATCTCAATAACCTCGAAAGAAGAGATAGACGCTCTGAAAAACATGGGAGAGATCGAAGAATGGCAGTACGCTTCCACGGACGAAGCCACGGAAGACGAGATGATTGAAAGAGCAGAAGACCAGGGTCTCGAACACGACCCATGGTAAACTCTACTCTATCTTACTCGGCAAAGTACCGTAATCGACATCCTCCAGGAATTCATCGACAGTTTCGGTTTCAGCTTCAAGGTAGGTGCTTACACCGCCGGAATCAACCTCTATCACCGTATCTTGTTCTACAGGATTCACACGGAATATGTTCCAGATCTCCTGTGGCGGATCTGCCTCGTATAAGTTAACACTATCCGAGCCGTATTTGAAGCTGCGGAAAGGCTCGTCGCGGCTGTGTTTTTCAGCGTGCGGTGTGCTTACAACACGAAAATCGTAAGAATCTAAGAGTTTGTTGACAAGTTCACGCATCTTGATCGAACCTCAGGATTCGAAGCCTATCAAATCCAAGTTATATGATCTGTTTGGCCGATCCCGGATTTGAACCGGGGACAACTCCATCTTCAGTGAAGCGCTCTCCCAGGCTGAGCTAATCGGCCTTCGTAAAACTGTATTAGCAAGGTGAGCTTTAAGAAGTGTTGCGAAATCCGTTAGATCAAAGCCAGTACAGTGTTGGATAGAACAAGGACTAGAATCGATATAAACACCGCAAGCCCTTCCGCTATCATAACCGCGTAAATATAGTTCGTTTCAAACACTTCTTTGACATACCATATTTTGAAAGGTTCGACAAGCAGAGTTGAGACTCCGGCTATAGCGTAAAATACCAGTCCTGATCCGAACGTCACTTCTTGACCCATAACATGGGCTAAGGCGATAAGTGAGGTCGGCACTACAGCCGTCAGGAATGCGAACTCCGTTGACAGTGAAAGAGACTTCGACCTCGAGGCACCTTTATACAGCACAATATTC
This genomic window contains:
- a CDS encoding type II secretion system F family protein; translation: MDRETGYSLKLRNFWREQRDLVTMIAAAAVLGSLIAGFNILNHQNAIHKYSLDEDRRISGDNATSFSFELDNPQLAAETTIDLVFSRGVGSSNPLVVSVNGQEASTIQGETTTVSLDSGILAESNNVTIKRRNFAFSDVTLTDASVTSLTNMQRLAFVALNFSAILLIFTPIGYVKYRQYQRRQRMEQEFPEFLREIVEGTRAGMSLPQAIQNTESEGYNGLEEHIEKMNNQMEWGVPFDKVLSQFGEKTGSPVVRRSVDTIIQAYSSGGNIQDVLESVGDNIRSVKKLKEERQSQLYGEMMTGYIVYFIFIGILIALTNYLLPNLAQASGSFGGSVSLFGSGGSGGSLQENISSYKNWFSTLVYLQSVFSGLIIGKLAEGELRAGLKHTAILFAVGYLSVTFFL
- the argS gene encoding arginine--tRNA ligase; this encodes MKKVKQNLADELEEALGAEVNLNDIEVPDGEHGDFAYPAMKAASELGDSPRNIAEKAKDTLEELDFVEKIEIAGPGYVNFFLDKKFYAEKVFETVDSEDMGVEQKDGNALVEFSSPNLAKPMHVGHLRNNVLGDSIQRMMRFAGYDVTSENYIGDWGTKHGQVIYGYKLWGDEQKFHEAPMDHMYELYVKLNQEADEEMQETAREWSKKIEDGDNEAVELWERFRKATIEYNEVDYERMNIHFDRVTGESVVAEHAEELIEEGLEKGIFEKDDDGSVYVEFEDEDLPSTIIKRSDGSTLYLTRDLANIIKRENEGFDYNFYVVATEQNLHFKQLFAVAKQFGVEDIVSEHISYGLLHLEDGSISSSKGNIITLRDVLDEAKEKAEEVDEREIGNAEAVGQGALKYANLSVSRPKDIEFSWDRALSFEGDSGPYLQYSNVRAKSILRKTDADGELAGEFNEEEYRLVKKLGEFPEKVDNAVEARDPAKIANYLSGLSEVFNSFYHSQPVIDSEEEDRKRRVALIENFISVTDKGLDLLGIEALEEM
- a CDS encoding type II/IV secretion system ATPase subunit encodes the protein MSLLGNLKDKLGSNSTKKASDYDMEDLDFDISTEKDVKITQKAEKLADIDVKYPLIKPFAYAHIQWDAEEKEVVYNLEEPNLDEEDQEAFNLIKENLSEKLDVSLSAMKDREKVIGYLEKKIDELLTELGMHLDEKQHKKIMYYIYRDFVGLGKIEPFMHDPYIEDLGCDGTGIPIFAVHSEFGSVKSDVKYEQEQKLKNLVIKLAERAGKYVSYANPLLDGALPDGSRVNASLTEDVTAHGPTFSIRKFKETPFSAINMVDLGTANAEVMAYMWIAEQYQQSYLICGGTATGKTSFLNSIVSFIPPEDKIVSIEDTRELRLPHENWIPSITRSMFGSDSGSDVDMDKLLKESFRENPDYVIVGEVRGEEASVLFQGMSSGHPSIGTMHASGPNDVVKRLVTPPISLSPALVESLDIIIAMTHAKGVENSARRVRDIHEVQKVLGNSQSARTNVVFSWTARNDSHRRRGEPYVFDQISEDYGVSKDKLMEELEQRTKVLQWLKDKGVTEFSEVSEIISEYYKDKESIMKMVNAENSEYSLEDVIDAESRINLSRSNSGLDEDVEPTGSNDLEAAMDVNGDTPIDQKKQVEENPVSDLEKKLRQERKKVENIQERTEEQRDGDESPFKTDEKVEENPFEA
- a CDS encoding type II secretion system F family protein; translated protein: MSSNPFETDKASRVRQAFQAESIGAASNALFGPWIDKNGKYFDDLKEDLNHADMDVLFRTYISKMLFYSFGGFIAGFLGSLTYVLSMDTGLFESLRYLFGIPFAVSLMIFGMLYLYPSQRARKRQKSIEENLPFALNHLAAIATSGIPPSSMFELLSNFDEYGGISEEAEKITRRVNTFGEDLTTALREVADRSPNDDWSDVLYGILSTVQTGGSMEEFLDQKAEEALFDYKMQREKEIERLSTYASFYTAILIAAPVFLVTILSVMNLLGGQVMGFAIRDLMWMGVHVLIPGLNIVFILFLGLKVN
- a CDS encoding RAD55 family ATPase, whose amino-acid sequence is MSLERVDSGIKNFDRLLGGGIPKGMTVLVEGEPGSGKSNLGLEYLYRGALKGENGLYISFQDTENEVLRTTTFDWKFKDKVENGEINIEKFDPYRYEKLANMLRNALMENNAERVVLDPVTDLDLYIDTRKDQRKNLLEIKNELKELGCTTLLLAEQEESTELEEEIADGIIQMSLTRDEEGMKRQIYVKKLKGTDFNHSVHRYIFKNDGLKIK
- a CDS encoding arginase family protein, yielding MKVNSPEDAELIVQKLPCDLGIHRNPRKGTLNAPDKLTADLDTGREILVDEVFPNEFNLEETHRRIEENTETLANYGNSLISVGGDHSVSFPTVKSLKQENPDLKLVWLDSHLDLKEKVDGHVSHDVVVRELLENGFSEDEIVFVGITRIDEDEQKFLDEHDLRVYMADERDEFLREFAFGEQPCYLSIDIDVLDQSLAPGTGYPDGELTIGQVRQVIERVQPVHGDLVEAAPCLDEKGKTVGNGREVLQNLIEIV